Below is a window of Xyrauchen texanus isolate HMW12.3.18 chromosome 1, RBS_HiC_50CHRs, whole genome shotgun sequence DNA.
GCTTTTGATCATCCATTCATAATTACCATGCGGTATGAAAGGGTTCAATTTCAAAGAGAGAACGAAAGTTCAATTACATATTGTAAGAGTTGTACATTTCTTGATGAGTTAACTTGACCATTATATTTGCAAATGGTCAACAAAAGGGTATCTGCAACAAGTTGCACTGAAAAAATTTAATTAGTTGGAAGGgctaaattataattaaattattgaaTATGTCAATACTCAAGTGACTGCCAGTACATATTATAGTTGTTTTGGTTTATATATTgttacatatgttttttttttttttttttgcttttgcacCAAACAGTGTGGTGTGATCTATACCTTAGATTTGCTGTAGCCTATTTGCTTTTCAACTTAGCTTTTCACCTACCCTCACACTAAATTGAATCACTTTCCCCATCCTTTAGCATTACCACAACAGAATTTTAATCTTAAAACTTTTTCATTAAAAAGTTGACTTTTTTTCCCATCTGGGCAACACATTGGTTATGTGTGAGACATGGCTTTACTGGCATGGCAACTTTAACATTATCTGATGTTCCAGCTCAGAGAGACACAGGGGGAAGATAATCCCTGAATTAAGGATTATGCTTTAGAGCCAGCCATGATGAGCATGATGGCCCTCACCCCTCTCCCCTGCTCTGACACTCCCATGCTGGGGAACAATGGGGAGCCATCCTGTCTCTCCACAGGGCCAGGACACACTTCTTGCAGGGGTTTCATTTGCAAATGAATCTCCACACTGATGAAAATGTTGAGGGATTCATAGAGAACTGCAATTTGTAAATCAACTTTTATGTTAAACAGCATGATTTTTGTGGGACAAAGGGGGTGCTGGGGTATTAGGAAACTGGAGAAACTAAAGCCACAGCCCAAAAAGAAGGGAAGGATGGGACAGAAGTTTTCCTTGTTCTACTGTATAGTTTAAATGGCAATTACGATACATTATTACATGGAATATTATTactgtgtagtacataagcactgTCGCTCGTTTGTGCAGCATAGACATTTTTTGCTTGATAAAATTTtggcaattatttttattttattatttttttcaattattttgctCTATTTTCTTGCATTGAAACTGCTGTATAACTGACTACCTCagagaaataatacaaataaaatatttatttcaatttaattaGTCAAAAATGCTTCTATTGATTGACCATTATTCTTGTGAGTGGTGAATGTTTCTAACACTCTCATTGTATTATCTGAAACATTTTACATCACAACTCTGTACTAAGATAATCATGTAAGTACTTTATTTATGTGAGTTCCTGAGCTTTAGCAGAGAGCATATCAACCTGAATGCAAAAGGCTTACTTGTTCCTGTCAGGTCCTGATTGCAGCCTGACTGGATACAAATTAGTTTAGTGACAGGGATAACCTGTCCAAGATGCTTGTAGTTGGTTGAAAATGAGCAAAGTTGACAGCAAATTGAAAGTCTAATAAGTCCTTCAAATGGTTGATTTGTGCCTAGTGGACATGTAGACACTGAGGAGTATGAAATATTGGAAATCAATGTCCCTCTATGATATTTTATTAGGGCCCATTGTTCTCAGTTCAGAGTATTTTTATGTTTCGATGGATTATCTGAAGAAAATGATTACCTAAGGTGGTTGAATTGATAGGGCTTTGATACACATCTTCAAAGATCACTTTTAAGCAATATTGTAAAATTGCTATTGATTTTGTTTAATTTCTCATCCTTTTTCACATAGTGTGGAGGCTCTTTTTCTGTGTTATTTGGTATTTGTTCCTTTTTTGTTGGTTGTTTTTTGAATGTATGTGAAAGATAAGCATTAAAATgattaacagaagataaacaacaaaataatttgaACAGATAAAGTAGATTCTTcagattttcatattttttcagaCAAAACATCTCTGATCATGACCCCCCTATTTTCCACTGCAGGGGACACAGAGGCCAACTCCGACGGTTCCCCATGCAAAGACTCGGATGCCCAAGTCTGCACCAAATGTTGTGCTGAGTTCTTTGAACTATCAGATCTTGAACGACACCAGAAGAATTGCACTAATACTCAATTCATTCTAATTGTGAATGAAAATCCAGTTTCTCCTTCCAGAACCATCTCCCCAGGCTCCTCTCCTCATAATCCTGATGAGCAGGTGAATGACACAACTAATAACACAGATCAAGCAGAGTTAGCAGACCTTTTGGAGCAGAACGAACTTGACAAAGAAGAGGCCATGGACACAGAAATATCAGGAGTCTCTTCTACACATAATGATGGATGTGGAAGTATGGCGGGTGGCAGCCCACTTAGTGGTGCTGGAAGCAGTCACGGAAATCTGGGCAGCACTGGGTCTAATCTGGTGAACTCTTCCGTCTCCGCCTCACTACCTCCACTGGGCAATTTGACAGAGCTGGGCAATTTTTCCATAATCAACAGCAATGTAATAATTGAAAACCTACAGAGCACCAaagtggctgtggctcagttctCTCAAGAGACAAGATCAGCCGGAGGGCAGGGGGTGGCTGTGCCACCCCTTATGGAGCAACTCTTGACCCTACAGCAGCAGCAGATCCATCAGCTACAGCTTATTGAGCAGATCCGTCACCAAATTATTTTGCTAGCCTCCCAGTCACCAGAGCGCCAAGTACCACCTAGTTCTTCTCCTGTGACTTTAGGTTCAGGTGCTAGCCCACTAACAACCCTTAGTTCCCATTTGTCCCAACAGTTGACTGCTGCTGCAGGGCTAGCACAAAGTATAGCTAGCCAGTCTGCAAATATTAGCAGTTTGAAACAGATGGCTAACGTTGTGCAGCTACCTCAAAGCAATTCCGGTGTGGGAGACTCATCTCAAAGCCTTAGAGCACCGGGGGTAGATACAGTTAATGCCCAACCTTCGGACAAGAGGCCAGGCAATACAGTAAGCTTGCATCCTCAGTTGGGAAACCCATCACTTGCAAAGTCATCCACACCAGCCTTTGGGATGGGAAGTCTTTTGAATCCTGTGGCTAATACCCTTCTACCTCAGCCCCCACAATGCAACACAATGTTTTCCAGTGCACTACCCAGTGTTGGTACCACAGTTGAGGAACTCAACTCACTGGCTGAGCAAAGAAAAGGCAAGCCACCCAATGTCACCTCATTTGAACCGAAGAATAGTTCTGAGGATTCATTTTTCAAACATAAGTGCAGGTTTTGTTGCAAAGTGTTTGGCAGTGACAGTGCATTGCAGATTCACTTACGTTCTCATACAGGTGAGAGACCATACAAGTGCAACATCTGTGGCAACCGCTTTTCAACCCGTGGCAACTTAAAGGTTCATTTTCAGCGTCATAAAGAAAAGTATCCACACATTCAAATGAACCCTTACCCTGTTCCAGAGCATTTAGACAATATTCCAACAAGTACTGGCATTCCCTATGGGATGTCTATGCCTCCTGAGAAGCCAGTTACTAGCTGGCTGGATAGTAAGCCTGTTCTGTCTTCTCTGACATCTTCTGTTGGCATGTTGCTTCCACCAACTTTGCCAAGTCTGCCTCCATTTATTAAGAAGGAAGAGCATAACACAGTGTATATAAGTAGTCCTTCTCATTCTGCTAAAAGTGAATCAGGTCCAGTTGATGTGCACACAAATATTACAGATAGTGTGTCAGAAGAAGGTGAGAGCACAAACCTGCCTACCTCAAATGGAAAAACTGAAGAAAACAACCGATCTTCTAGTTTAATGACCAATGTAAACTCTGCAGGAGATGGCATAATTGAGTACACCACCTCCAACAGCCCTCCAATGGCCACTAATCCATTAATGCCTCTCATGTCAGAGCAGTTCAAAGCTAAGTTTCCTTTCGGAGGTCTCCTTGATCCTCTCCAAGGCTCAGAAACATCCAAACTTCAACAACTAGTTGAAAACattgacaggaaggtgacagacCCCAACGAATGTGTTATCTGTAACCGTGTTCTTAGTTGCCAGAGCGCACTGAAAATGCACTACCGCACCCACACCGGGGAGAGGCCTTTCAAATGTAAAGTGTGTGGTCGTGCCTTCACCACCAAGGGCAACTTGAAGACTCATTACAGTGTCCATCGAGCTATGCCGCCACTGAGGGTTCAGCACTCTTGCCCTATATGCCAGAAAAAGTTCACAAATGCTGTGGTACTGCAGCAGCACATCCGTATGCACATGGGTGGCCAGATCCCCAACACACCTCTACCTGACAGCTACCCAGAATCCATGGGCTCTGATGCTGGATCATTTGATGAGAGAAACTTTGATGATCTTGACAACTTCTCTGATGAAAACATGGAGGGAATTGAGGATGGACCAGACAGCAGCATCCTGGGCACACCAAAGTCAGCTGATGCATCTCAAGACAGTCTCTGTTCATCTCCTACTCCACAGGAGTCATCAGGCATGGAGAGCCAGGAGAAGAGTGCTATCCACGGAGCAGGAGATGAAGTACAGTTAGGGCAAGAAAGGCCAATGGAGAATGGATTAATGGATGCAGACAGACTCACAAATTACTCCTCTTCACTTGGAGGTGATATTGAAAGCCAAAGTGCCGGAAGTCCTGCTGTCTCTGAATCTACCTCTTCAATGCAAGCTCCATCGCCCTCTAATGGTATTAACCAACAACAAAAATCTCAGACTCTGGAAGATTGCCAGCAGAAGGCATTGTCATTGGAGCACATTAGTGCGGGTTTTATGCAGTCTCATGCTGCCAGTCCTGGAGCTCTGGATCTTACTTCAATTAACCCATCTAATGATCCTCTTAGTATTCTTTTCCCCTTCCGTGAGCGAGGCACCTTGAAGAATACAGCATGTGACATTTGTGGGAAGACATTTGCCTGCCAGAGTGCCTTGGACATCCACTACCGAAGTCATACCAAAGAGAGGCCGTTCATTTGCACAGTATGCAACCGGGGCTTCTCTACTAAGGGGAACTTAAAGCAACATATGCTGACACACCAGATGCGAGATCTGCCCTCTCAGCTCTTTGAGCCCAACAACAGTCTTACCTCCAGCCCTCCTCCATCCCTTCTCTCTGTTGGACCTTTGTCCTCCATGATGAAGATTGAAGTCAATGGCTTTTTACAGGGTCTTCAACCTGATGTAAAAGACTTGCCATCGGGACTGGTGACCTCATCTGCTTCCACTTCTCCAGTGCTTTCGGCTGCCCCACCACGGAGGATGCCTAAGCAGCACTACTGTAACACCTGTGGCAAGACATTTTCGTCCTCCAGTGCCCTACAGATCCATGAGAGAacccatactggagagaaaccctTTGCTTGCACCATCTGTGGACGAGCTTTCACCACCAAAGGAAATCTCAAGGTAATTACTACTATATAAGATGTACAAAAATTGTCTCTACTTTTATGAATTATATGTTTTGTTCATTGTACTTAAATCAGTTAAATCAGATAAACCAAGATCATACTATTTTGTTACTCTTGTTTCTAAAAAAGCAATCAAAATTAACATGTATTGGTGATGAAAAATAAGCATTATGAGGGGGAAAAGGGAGTAAGAACACCTCAGCTTTGCAGAAATAAAGGTGTTTGTGAAAAGGTGAACCGAAATAATGTAGGGGAAGTGGAAATGTTGAGTCATCCCATTAATATGAATATTGGGCTTAAACCTTAGCTTTAGATTGGTGGTACACAGCCAAGAATGCTTCTCTTAACAGGCTTTAACCACAGTTACCAGCAACCTCCCTAAGCAGAGGCACGTTCAGTATTTTTCCAGAGTTTATCTCATGCTATATGTGAGTTTCTGTttgattgaaaatataaaaagccCAAATTTTAGATGGATAAGTGATTGCATCTCTAGGTTGTGAAGAATCGTAGGAAATATGACACATTACA
It encodes the following:
- the LOC127658820 gene encoding sal-like protein 1 isoform X1, producing the protein MSRRKQAKPQHFQSDSQLVLTEHNGDTEANSDGSPCKDSDAQVCTKCCAEFFELSDLERHQKNCTNTQFILIVNENPVSPSRTISPGSSPHNPDEQVNDTTNNTDQAELADLLEQNELDKEEAMDTEISGVSSTHNDGCGSMAGGSPLSGAGSSHGNLGSTGSNLVNSSVSASLPPLGNLTELGNFSIINSNVIIENLQSTKVAVAQFSQETRSAGGQGVAVPPLMEQLLTLQQQQIHQLQLIEQIRHQIILLASQSPERQVPPSSSPVTLGSGASPLTTLSSHLSQQLTAAAGLAQSIASQSANISSLKQMANVVQLPQSNSGVGDSSQSLRAPGVDTVNAQPSDKRPGNTVSLHPQLGNPSLAKSSTPAFGMGSLLNPVANTLLPQPPQCNTMFSSALPSVGTTVEELNSLAEQRKGKPPNVTSFEPKNSSEDSFFKHKCRFCCKVFGSDSALQIHLRSHTGERPYKCNICGNRFSTRGNLKVHFQRHKEKYPHIQMNPYPVPEHLDNIPTSTGIPYGMSMPPEKPVTSWLDSKPVLSSLTSSVGMLLPPTLPSLPPFIKKEEHNTVYISSPSHSAKSESGPVDVHTNITDSVSEEGESTNLPTSNGKTEENNRSSSLMTNVNSAGDGIIEYTTSNSPPMATNPLMPLMSEQFKAKFPFGGLLDPLQGSETSKLQQLVENIDRKVTDPNECVICNRVLSCQSALKMHYRTHTGERPFKCKVCGRAFTTKGNLKTHYSVHRAMPPLRVQHSCPICQKKFTNAVVLQQHIRMHMGGQIPNTPLPDSYPESMGSDAGSFDERNFDDLDNFSDENMEGIEDGPDSSILGTPKSADASQDSLCSSPTPQESSGMESQEKSAIHGAGDEVQLGQERPMENGLMDADRLTNYSSSLGGDIESQSAGSPAVSESTSSMQAPSPSNGINQQQKSQTLEDCQQKALSLEHISAGFMQSHAASPGALDLTSINPSNDPLSILFPFRERGTLKNTACDICGKTFACQSALDIHYRSHTKERPFICTVCNRGFSTKGNLKQHMLTHQMRDLPSQLFEPNNSLTSSPPPSLLSVGPLSSMMKIEVNGFLQGLQPDVKDLPSGLVTSSASTSPVLSAAPPRRMPKQHYCNTCGKTFSSSSALQIHERTHTGEKPFACTICGRAFTTKGNLKVHMGTHMWNSAPARRGRRLSVDGPMAFLGTNPVKFPELFQKDLNGRACNGDPTSFWNQYAAAFSNGLAMKTNEISVIQNGGLPPPLSGIVGNRGSSPIRGLTGSMEKLHNSEHNPALAGLEKMANNENGAHFRFTRFKEEKEIVTN
- the LOC127658820 gene encoding sal-like protein 1 isoform X2 — translated: MASAAEQWDTEANSDGSPCKDSDAQVCTKCCAEFFELSDLERHQKNCTNTQFILIVNENPVSPSRTISPGSSPHNPDEQVNDTTNNTDQAELADLLEQNELDKEEAMDTEISGVSSTHNDGCGSMAGGSPLSGAGSSHGNLGSTGSNLVNSSVSASLPPLGNLTELGNFSIINSNVIIENLQSTKVAVAQFSQETRSAGGQGVAVPPLMEQLLTLQQQQIHQLQLIEQIRHQIILLASQSPERQVPPSSSPVTLGSGASPLTTLSSHLSQQLTAAAGLAQSIASQSANISSLKQMANVVQLPQSNSGVGDSSQSLRAPGVDTVNAQPSDKRPGNTVSLHPQLGNPSLAKSSTPAFGMGSLLNPVANTLLPQPPQCNTMFSSALPSVGTTVEELNSLAEQRKGKPPNVTSFEPKNSSEDSFFKHKCRFCCKVFGSDSALQIHLRSHTGERPYKCNICGNRFSTRGNLKVHFQRHKEKYPHIQMNPYPVPEHLDNIPTSTGIPYGMSMPPEKPVTSWLDSKPVLSSLTSSVGMLLPPTLPSLPPFIKKEEHNTVYISSPSHSAKSESGPVDVHTNITDSVSEEGESTNLPTSNGKTEENNRSSSLMTNVNSAGDGIIEYTTSNSPPMATNPLMPLMSEQFKAKFPFGGLLDPLQGSETSKLQQLVENIDRKVTDPNECVICNRVLSCQSALKMHYRTHTGERPFKCKVCGRAFTTKGNLKTHYSVHRAMPPLRVQHSCPICQKKFTNAVVLQQHIRMHMGGQIPNTPLPDSYPESMGSDAGSFDERNFDDLDNFSDENMEGIEDGPDSSILGTPKSADASQDSLCSSPTPQESSGMESQEKSAIHGAGDEVQLGQERPMENGLMDADRLTNYSSSLGGDIESQSAGSPAVSESTSSMQAPSPSNGINQQQKSQTLEDCQQKALSLEHISAGFMQSHAASPGALDLTSINPSNDPLSILFPFRERGTLKNTACDICGKTFACQSALDIHYRSHTKERPFICTVCNRGFSTKGNLKQHMLTHQMRDLPSQLFEPNNSLTSSPPPSLLSVGPLSSMMKIEVNGFLQGLQPDVKDLPSGLVTSSASTSPVLSAAPPRRMPKQHYCNTCGKTFSSSSALQIHERTHTGEKPFACTICGRAFTTKGNLKVHMGTHMWNSAPARRGRRLSVDGPMAFLGTNPVKFPELFQKDLNGRACNGDPTSFWNQYAAAFSNGLAMKTNEISVIQNGGLPPPLSGIVGNRGSSPIRGLTGSMEKLHNSEHNPALAGLEKMANNENGAHFRFTRFKEEKEIVTN